In the genome of Natronorubrum daqingense, the window CCGCAGGCGTGCATGTAGCCGTCGTGTTCTGACCGAAATCCTTCGTCCGCGGGTCGGTGACCGGCCTCCGTCGACTCCTCGATTGCCGTTGCGTCCATGTCGACCCGAAGGCCGACCGAGGGGCCCTCGCCGCACTCGAGGACCGCGACGACGCCCGTGTGTCCGTCGGCCGTCAACTCGAGGATGTCGTCTCGAACGCCGGCTTCGCGGGCTCGCTCGAGCCACGGCTCGATCTCTTCCTCATCGGGAACGGCCATCCGCGCGTCGCTCGCGAGACACTCCCGACCGACGGCGACCTCGTCGACGCCAATTCGCTCGAGTTCCGCGACGATTCGATCGGTCGTCCGAAACTCCCGCCACCCGGGTTCGGGGTGGCGGTGAAACTCCCGGCGGAGTTCCGACAGCCGAGTGCGTACGTCGTAGGACATTCTTGGCGGTGATAGGAACGGACCCCACTTAACCGTACTCGATACTCGAATACGCGGAGGAGACTCGGAAACGCGGAGATAACGGTGAGAGCGGCGAGCGGGTCAGCCGAGGTACGCGGTCGCGTCCAGTTCGACGCGAACGTCCTCGGGAAGTCGCGAGACTTCCACGCAGACGCGGGCAGGCGGTTCCTCGCCGAATTGCTCGCCGTAGGCCTCGTTGACCCGCTCGTAGTCCGCGAGGTCGGTCAGATAGACGGTGACTTTGACGACGTCATCGAGTCCGTCGCCGCCGACCTCGTCGACGACCGCCGCAATGTTCTCGAGGACGCGGTCGGTCTGGGCCTGAATGTCCCCCTCCACCACGTCGCCCGTCTCCGGGTCGACGGGGCCGTAGCCGGAGACGTAGAGGGTGTCGCCGGCCAGTACACCCTGGGAGTAGGGGTTGTCGTTGCTCGGTGCGCCGTCGGTTTCGATGGATTCTGTGTCGGACATGGAAACGGTCGAATCGCGTGTCAGTCGGTGAACGATGGGAAGTGAGTCTGCGGGTCGGGTCAGTGCTCAGGTTTCAGCCTCGACGGCGTGATCGATCGCCTCGACGACGACGTCCAGGGCTGTCTCCGCCAGATCGCGGGTGAGCACGAGCGGCGGGATGATTCGCAGGATGTTGCCGTGGCGGCCGGCCGTCCAGACGAGGACGCCGTGTTCGAAACAGTACTGTTGAATCGCGTCGACGAGGTCGTCGCCCGGATTACCGTCGCTGTCGACGAACTCGGCACCGATGAACAGCCCCTTGCCCCGCACGTCCGCGAGGTGGTAGGTCTCGTCTGCGGCCTCGAGCAGTCGATCTTGAATGTACTCGCCGAGGTCTCGAGCGTGCGCGAGCAGGTCGTGTTCCTGGATGTACTCGATGGCGCGGGTTCCGGCGCGCATGCCGACGACGTGGCCGCGATAGGTTCCGGCGTGGTCGCCCGACCCCCAGGTGTCGAGTTCTTCCTTGTACATCGTCGCCGAGAGCGGGAAGCCGACGCCGCCCAGCGCTTTCGCGGAGGTCATCGCGTCGGGCGTCACGCCCTCCCAGTCGCTGGCCCACCACTCGCCGGTGCGCCCGAGGCCGGTTTGAATCTCGTCGAAGACGAGCGTCACGTCGTTGTCGTCGGCGAGGTCACGAAGCCCTTGCAGGAATCCCTCCGGGGGCGTGACGATGCCGCCTTCTCCCTGAATCGGTTCGACGATGATTCCGGCCGGGTTCGCGAGGCCGCCGTAGGGGTCCTCGAGAATGGCCTGGACCTCCTCGAGGGCGTGATCGACCGACGCCTCGGGCGAGCGTCCCTCTCGGAACGGGTAGGGGTAGGGCGCGTGGACCACGTCGGAGAGCAACGGCGTGTAGTGACCCTTGAACTTCTTGTTCGACGTGACGCTCATCGCGCCGGTCGTCGCGCCGTGATACGACCCGCGGAAGGCGATGAGGCCGTCGCCATCGGAGTTGTACTTCGAGAGCTTGATCGACGCCTCGATGGCGTCGCTGCCCGTTGGGCCACCGAAAACCACGCGGTTGTTCCCCTGCAACCCGGCGGGCGCGATTTCGTCGAGTTTCTCGATCAACTCGAGTCGCGCGTCGGTCGGGAAATCGACCGTGTGGACGAACTTGTCGGCTTGCTCGTGGACGGCCTCGAGCACGTAGGGGTTCGAGTGGCCGACGTTGAGCACGCCGATCCCGGCGAAGAGGTCGATGTAGGTGTTGCCGTCGGCGTCGCGAACGGTCGCCCCTTTGCCCTCCTCGAAGGCGATCGGAATGTCGTTCGGATAGGCGACCGCGCTACTGTCGATATTTTCCTGTTTCTCGAGTAGCGCCTGCGTGTTCGGTCCCGGGACGCTGTCGACGTTCGGTGCGTCGTCGAAGTGAATCTCGTCTATCGGCGGTCCTGCCGTCATACGTGATCCGAGGTGAAACAGGCACTAATAATTTGTCCACAATATCCATGAAGTGTGTATACGGATTTTGATTACAGGTTTGAACTCGAGTGCGGGGGGACCGAGAGAACGCCTCGTTGACGAACGTCTAAAACGGATGTCGATGAAGTGGGATTCTGTGTCGAATGTAGGCGCTGATGAACAGATCAATACACGAGACGGAACAAAATTCCTTATAATCAGCGACCGAAGGGACGGGTATGATCCCGCCGATCGCGAATCGGTTCGTCGCCGGGGAGTCCCCCGCGACGGTCCTCGAGCACGTGCGACGGCTCGACGACCGAAACGTCCGCGCTATCGTCAACCTGCTCGGGGAACATTACGACGACCGCGCGGACGTCCGCGCCGACGCTGCGACGTATCGCACGCTAATCGAAGACATCGCTCGGGCCAATCTCGAGGCCTGTCTCTCCGTCAAGCCGACCCAACTCGGTCTCGACCTCGGCGAGGACGTCTTTCGAGAGGAACTCGAGGGCCTCGTAGAGGCGGCCGTCGAACACGGCGTTTTCGTCTGGGTCGACATGGAAGACCACACGACGACCGATGCGACACTTGACGCGTTCGAATCGCTCGCGGACGAGTACGGCGACGACGAGAATCCCCGCCTCGGCGTCTGCGTCCAGGCGAACCTGAAACGCACCCGCGAGGACGTAGAACGCCTCGCCGACGTTCCGGGCAAGGTCCGCTTCGTCAAAGGAGCCTACGACGAACCAACGGACGTCGCCTATCAGGATTCAACGCGGGTCAACGAGGAGTACAGACGGTTGCTCGAGTACGCCTTCGAGCACTTCGACGGCGGAATTGCGGTCGGTAGTCACGATCCGGCGATGATCGATTACGCGATTTCGCTCCACGAGGAGTACGGGACCGAGTTCGAACTGCAGATGCTCATGGGCGTTCGCGAAGACGCGCAGGAAGCGCTCGCCCGGGAGTATCCCGTCTATCAGTACGTTCCCTTCGGCGATCGGTGGTCGTCGTACTTCTATCGACGGGTCACGGAGCGGAAGGAAAACCTCTGGTTCGCCCTCCGGGCCATTGTCGGGCGCTAAAGGGAAGGGCTCATTAGCCCTTGGTGTGAGTCTGCGTACATGGCTTCGTGGAAGCGGGATTTCGCGAGTGGGCTGATCGTCCTCGGCCCGATTCTCGTCACCCTCTACGTTATTTACTGGCTCTACGGCTTCATCGCCGGGATCACACCCGGACTCATCCTCGAGGCGGAGGCCCTCGAACCACTAATCCCCGGTGACTCCGGACAGGCCCAGCAGTCACGCGAGGAACTCGCACGGTTCCTTCGCGTCGTCGTCGCGTTGACCGTCTTCACCATCCTCACCTTTTCCGTCGGCTACCTCATGCGAACCGCCGTCGGCGGCCTCTTCGAACGGGTCGTCGACAACGTCGCGAACCGCGTCCCCGTTATGCGAGTCGTCTACAACGCCTCGAAAATGGCCGCCGAAACCGCCTTCGGCG includes:
- a CDS encoding Rid family detoxifying hydrolase; translation: MSDTESIETDGAPSNDNPYSQGVLAGDTLYVSGYGPVDPETGDVVEGDIQAQTDRVLENIAAVVDEVGGDGLDDVVKVTVYLTDLADYERVNEAYGEQFGEEPPARVCVEVSRLPEDVRVELDATAYLG
- a CDS encoding aspartate aminotransferase family protein, producing the protein MTAGPPIDEIHFDDAPNVDSVPGPNTQALLEKQENIDSSAVAYPNDIPIAFEEGKGATVRDADGNTYIDLFAGIGVLNVGHSNPYVLEAVHEQADKFVHTVDFPTDARLELIEKLDEIAPAGLQGNNRVVFGGPTGSDAIEASIKLSKYNSDGDGLIAFRGSYHGATTGAMSVTSNKKFKGHYTPLLSDVVHAPYPYPFREGRSPEASVDHALEEVQAILEDPYGGLANPAGIIVEPIQGEGGIVTPPEGFLQGLRDLADDNDVTLVFDEIQTGLGRTGEWWASDWEGVTPDAMTSAKALGGVGFPLSATMYKEELDTWGSGDHAGTYRGHVVGMRAGTRAIEYIQEHDLLAHARDLGEYIQDRLLEAADETYHLADVRGKGLFIGAEFVDSDGNPGDDLVDAIQQYCFEHGVLVWTAGRHGNILRIIPPLVLTRDLAETALDVVVEAIDHAVEAET
- a CDS encoding proline dehydrogenase family protein; this encodes MIPPIANRFVAGESPATVLEHVRRLDDRNVRAIVNLLGEHYDDRADVRADAATYRTLIEDIARANLEACLSVKPTQLGLDLGEDVFREELEGLVEAAVEHGVFVWVDMEDHTTTDATLDAFESLADEYGDDENPRLGVCVQANLKRTREDVERLADVPGKVRFVKGAYDEPTDVAYQDSTRVNEEYRRLLEYAFEHFDGGIAVGSHDPAMIDYAISLHEEYGTEFELQMLMGVREDAQEALAREYPVYQYVPFGDRWSSYFYRRVTERKENLWFALRAIVGR
- a CDS encoding DUF502 domain-containing protein, giving the protein MASWKRDFASGLIVLGPILVTLYVIYWLYGFIAGITPGLILEAEALEPLIPGDSGQAQQSREELARFLRVVVALTVFTILTFSVGYLMRTAVGGLFERVVDNVANRVPVMRVVYNASKMAAETAFGEQESLQTPVKLETWNGLRMTAFKTGKTTDDGREVLFLPTSPNITTGFVIEVESDRITVLEEDVEDALTRVLSAGFGDANRTRGMEAGVSIDVVDETNVDSFEESTRREFDREPTDNADDD